One genomic region from Coffea eugenioides isolate CCC68of unplaced genomic scaffold, Ceug_1.0 ScVebR1_360;HRSCAF=1025, whole genome shotgun sequence encodes:
- the LOC113758099 gene encoding uncharacterized protein LOC113758099, translating to VRFGLVEKDYRKQKVAPPSLVEKVDLVASPKENLGEINMRASVDNRMIGYKERKRENLDGAAGSYLARSLESRDSESSDFDSDASSVGSCSVNSERQRRFPYRLAQIPFQVTDSVCSDAESFCGSTDKEESCSLSLPLEEEVATSIHNLELHAYRCTLEALHASGPLSWDQETLLTNLRMMLHISNDEHLMEIRSLLSGKTGANCR from the coding sequence GTCCGATTTGGCTTAGTCGAGAAAGATTATAGGAAACAAAAGGTGGCTCCACCCTCATTGGTGGAAAAGGTAGATCTTGTTGCTTCTCCAAAAGAGAATCTGGGTGAAATAAACATGCGTGCTTCCGTTGACAATAGAATGATTGGATATAAAGAACGAAAAAGAGAAAATCTAGATGGTGCTGCTGGATCTTACTTAGCTAGAAGCTTAGAATCTAGGGATTCCGAATCCAGTGATTTTGATAGTGATGCTTCTTCTGTTGGTAGTTGTAGTGTCAATAGCGAGCGACAGAGACGGTTTCCCTATCGTTTGGCGCAGATTCCTTTTCAGGTGACAGATAGTGTTTGTAGCGATGCGGAGTCATTTTGTGGTTCAACAGATAAGGAAGAAAGTTGTTCTCTTTCTCTTCCTTTGGAAGAAGAAGTGGCAACAAGTATTCATAACTTGGAGTTGCATGCTTATCGCTGTACTTTAGAGGCATTGCATGCTTCTGGACCCTTAAGTTGGGACCAGGAGACATTGCTGACAAATCTTCGTATGATGCTCCATATATCAAATGATGAACATTTGATGGAGATAAGGAGCCTACTTTCTGGTAAAACTGGTGCTAATTGTAGATAA